In the Aromatoleum bremense genome, one interval contains:
- the rpoE gene encoding RNA polymerase sigma factor RpoE — protein sequence MSDREIDQQLVERVQRGDKQAFGLLVTKYQRKLHRLLSRLIRDSAEVEDVAQETFIKAYRALGSFRGDSAFYTWLYRIGINTAKNYLVSQSRRAPTSTGFDSEEAETFEEGDNLRDINTPERLMMTRQIGQTVDEAMEALPEELRTAIMLRELEGLSYEEIASIMDCPIGTVRSRIFRAREAIAERLRPLLDTAPDKRW from the coding sequence ATGAGCGATCGCGAAATTGATCAGCAGCTTGTCGAACGCGTTCAGCGCGGCGACAAGCAAGCCTTCGGCTTGCTGGTAACAAAATACCAACGCAAGTTGCATAGGCTGCTTTCGCGGTTGATTCGCGATTCTGCCGAGGTAGAGGACGTCGCCCAGGAGACGTTCATCAAGGCTTACCGTGCCTTGGGTTCTTTCAGGGGCGACAGTGCTTTTTACACTTGGCTTTACCGGATCGGAATCAACACCGCTAAGAACTACCTGGTATCCCAGAGCCGTCGTGCACCGACATCGACCGGGTTCGATTCGGAAGAGGCGGAAACCTTCGAGGAAGGCGACAACTTGCGCGACATCAATACGCCCGAAAGGCTGATGATGACGCGCCAGATCGGGCAAACGGTGGATGAGGCCATGGAGGCGCTGCCCGAAGAATTGCGCACCGCGATCATGCTGAGAGAACTGGAAGGCCTTAGCTACGAAGAGATCGCGAGCATCATGGATTGTCCCATCGGGACGGTCCGGTCCCGGATTTTCCGGGCGCGCGAGGCAATTGCTGAACGACTGCGGCCGCTGCTGGATACGGCTCCTGACAAACGTTGGTAG
- the nadB gene encoding L-aspartate oxidase yields MLTTLSIQYDVLILGSGAAGQSLALRLADHLRVALVTKRSIADSASSWAQGGIAAVLDATDSIEAHIQDTFTAGAGLCDPAATRFVVEHGKAAIEWLIRRGVPFTREDQSAIGYHLTREGGHSHRRIIHAADATGAAVQATLTERVCAHPNIHILENHIAIDLILGEKVGRSGEGCLGAYVLDIADGRVITIAARSTVLATGGAGKAYLYTTNPDVATGDGIAMAWRAGCRVANLEFIQFHPTCLYHPQAKSFLISEAVRGEGGVLRLPDGTRFMPEHDPRAELAPRDVVARAIDFEMKKRGLDCVYLDISHKPADWLREHFPNIHARCLELGIDMTREGIPVVPAAHYTCGGVVTDLAARTDVAGLYCVGESACTGLHGANRLASNSLLECLVFGEAAAKDIQARPRDPIPALPEWDESRVTDADEEVVIAHNWAELRRAMWDYVGIVRTTKRLQRAQHRIRLLTSEINEFYSNFRVTNDLIELRNLVVTSDLIVRCALERKESRGLHFSRDYPGLLDEALPTILQPRKT; encoded by the coding sequence ATGCTCACGACCTTGTCAATACAATACGACGTACTCATTCTTGGCAGTGGCGCCGCTGGCCAATCGCTGGCGTTGCGCCTTGCGGACCATCTGCGCGTTGCGCTGGTGACCAAACGTTCCATCGCGGATAGCGCGAGTTCCTGGGCGCAGGGCGGCATTGCAGCGGTACTTGACGCCACCGACAGCATCGAAGCCCATATACAGGACACCTTCACGGCGGGCGCGGGCCTTTGCGACCCGGCGGCGACCCGCTTTGTCGTGGAGCACGGTAAGGCTGCGATCGAATGGCTCATACGCCGGGGCGTTCCCTTCACCCGGGAGGACCAGTCCGCGATCGGATACCACCTGACGCGTGAGGGCGGGCACTCCCATCGCCGCATCATCCACGCAGCCGATGCCACCGGGGCCGCCGTCCAGGCCACGCTCACCGAGCGCGTCTGCGCGCATCCGAACATCCACATTCTCGAGAACCACATCGCGATCGACCTGATCCTCGGCGAGAAGGTCGGACGCAGTGGCGAAGGCTGCCTCGGGGCCTACGTGCTCGACATCGCCGATGGACGCGTGATCACGATCGCGGCGCGCAGCACCGTGCTCGCAACCGGAGGCGCCGGCAAGGCCTACCTCTACACGACGAATCCGGACGTCGCCACCGGCGACGGGATCGCGATGGCCTGGCGCGCCGGTTGTCGCGTCGCGAACCTCGAGTTCATCCAGTTTCATCCGACCTGCCTCTATCATCCCCAAGCCAAGTCGTTCCTGATTTCCGAGGCCGTTCGAGGCGAAGGCGGCGTCCTGAGACTCCCCGATGGCACACGCTTCATGCCGGAGCACGACCCGCGGGCGGAGCTTGCCCCGCGCGACGTCGTGGCCCGCGCAATCGACTTCGAGATGAAGAAACGCGGCCTCGACTGCGTCTATCTCGATATCAGCCACAAGCCGGCCGACTGGCTGCGGGAACATTTCCCGAATATCCACGCGCGCTGCCTCGAACTCGGCATCGACATGACGCGCGAAGGCATTCCCGTCGTCCCGGCGGCCCATTACACCTGCGGCGGCGTCGTCACAGACCTGGCCGCTCGTACCGACGTAGCCGGCCTCTATTGCGTCGGTGAGTCGGCGTGCACCGGCCTGCATGGCGCGAACCGGCTTGCGAGCAACTCGCTGCTCGAATGCCTGGTATTCGGGGAAGCGGCCGCGAAAGACATCCAGGCGCGCCCCCGCGACCCGATTCCTGCGCTGCCCGAGTGGGACGAGAGCCGGGTGACCGATGCCGACGAAGAGGTCGTGATCGCCCACAACTGGGCAGAACTGCGGCGAGCGATGTGGGACTACGTCGGCATCGTCAGGACAACGAAGCGCCTGCAGCGCGCTCAGCACCGGATCCGCCTGCTGACGAGCGAGATCAATGAGTTCTACTCGAACTTCCGCGTGACCAACGATCTCATCGAACTGCGCAATCTGGTCGTCACTTCCGATCTCATCGTGCGTTGCGCGCTCGAGCGCAAGGAAAGCCGCGGCCTGCACTTCTCGCGCGACTATCCGGGACTGCTCGACGAGGCTCTCCCGACGATCCTGCAGCCCCGAAAAACCTGA
- a CDS encoding protein YgfX — MRYPLELPLRPSRQALIMIAAIHTIAAIAFLRSSLSGLALYPVLFVLAVSLFAGLRVEWSKAGRVLTLENDGTLRDGSEVATLLPETGCTDFGWAAWLQWRRDEAEGAGTRCRGSIMLLPGNLPGGQWRALRIWLRQKVRAAREEVGVRENPGGKP, encoded by the coding sequence ATGCGCTATCCGCTCGAACTGCCGCTCAGGCCATCCCGGCAGGCACTGATTATGATCGCCGCGATCCACACGATCGCGGCGATCGCATTTCTGCGTTCGTCGCTTTCCGGGCTGGCTCTCTATCCTGTTCTTTTCGTGCTCGCCGTATCGCTCTTCGCCGGCCTGCGCGTCGAGTGGAGCAAGGCGGGGCGAGTTCTGACCCTTGAGAATGATGGAACGCTTCGCGACGGCAGCGAAGTCGCGACGCTGCTACCGGAGACGGGGTGCACCGATTTTGGATGGGCGGCGTGGCTGCAGTGGCGACGCGACGAGGCGGAGGGTGCCGGTACGCGCTGTCGCGGGTCGATCATGCTGCTACCCGGTAACCTGCCCGGTGGACAGTGGCGGGCGCTGCGCATCTGGTTGCGGCAGAAGGTTCGTGCCGCCCGGGAAGAGGTGGGGGTGCGCGAAAACCCGGGCGGGAAACCGTAG
- the fabF gene encoding beta-ketoacyl-ACP synthase II, which produces MTRRRVVITGLGIISPVGNTVPEAWDNIVNGRSGIGEITRFDASSFPVRIAGEVRGFDIGAYLSPKEARRMDIFIHYGLAAGIQAFRDAGLDVTASNAERIGVNIGSGIGGLPMIEATHDDFLKGGARKISPFFIPGTIINMIAGNLSIMLGLKGPCLAMVTACTTATHCIGEAARLIQYGDVDVMVAGGAESTVTPLAVGGFASAKALSTRNDDPLTASRPWDKGRDGFVLGEGAGVLVLEEYEHAKARGARIYAEISGYGMSADAYHMTAPAEDGDGAARCMANAMRDARMTVEEIDYVNAHGTSTPLGDVAETTAVKRCFGDRAKSIAVNSTKSMTGHLLGAAGGVEAVFTALALHNQIAPPTINIFEQDERCDLDYVANKARPMEIRAALSNSFGFGGTNGTLAFRRI; this is translated from the coding sequence TTGACCCGTCGCAGAGTCGTCATTACCGGTCTCGGGATCATCTCGCCGGTCGGTAATACCGTTCCGGAGGCCTGGGACAACATTGTCAACGGCCGCTCCGGCATCGGCGAAATCACGCGTTTCGATGCCTCCAGCTTCCCGGTCAGGATTGCCGGCGAGGTGAGGGGTTTCGACATCGGCGCCTACCTTTCTCCCAAGGAGGCGCGCCGCATGGATATTTTCATTCACTACGGCCTGGCAGCGGGCATCCAGGCGTTCAGGGATGCCGGACTGGACGTTACCGCCTCCAATGCGGAACGCATAGGGGTCAACATCGGATCGGGGATCGGCGGTCTGCCGATGATCGAAGCGACCCACGACGATTTCCTCAAGGGCGGGGCACGCAAGATTTCCCCGTTCTTCATTCCCGGCACGATCATCAACATGATCGCCGGCAACCTGTCGATCATGCTCGGACTGAAGGGCCCGTGCCTGGCGATGGTCACCGCATGTACCACGGCGACGCACTGCATCGGCGAGGCAGCCCGCCTCATCCAGTACGGGGATGTCGATGTGATGGTGGCCGGCGGCGCCGAATCCACCGTCACTCCGCTCGCCGTCGGCGGCTTTGCCTCGGCGAAGGCGTTGTCGACGCGCAACGATGATCCGCTTACTGCCAGCCGTCCGTGGGACAAGGGGCGCGACGGTTTCGTGCTCGGCGAAGGCGCCGGCGTGCTGGTCCTCGAAGAGTACGAGCACGCAAAGGCGCGGGGCGCCCGTATCTACGCGGAAATATCCGGCTACGGCATGAGCGCCGATGCTTATCACATGACGGCACCGGCCGAGGACGGCGACGGCGCCGCGCGCTGCATGGCGAACGCGATGCGCGATGCCCGCATGACGGTCGAGGAGATCGACTACGTCAACGCCCACGGCACTTCGACGCCGCTTGGAGACGTGGCCGAGACGACCGCGGTAAAGCGCTGTTTCGGCGATCGGGCAAAGTCGATCGCGGTGAACTCCACCAAGTCGATGACCGGTCATCTGCTCGGGGCCGCGGGAGGTGTGGAAGCGGTGTTCACCGCGCTGGCCCTGCACAACCAGATCGCTCCGCCGACGATCAACATTTTCGAGCAGGACGAGCGGTGCGATCTTGATTACGTCGCGAACAAGGCGCGTCCGATGGAGATCCGGGCGGCGCTTTCGAATTCGTTCGGGTTCGGGGGCACGAACGGCACGCTGGCGTTTCGTCGCATCTGA
- the acpP gene encoding acyl carrier protein has product MENIEQRVKKIVAEQLGVNESEIKTESSFVDDLGADSLDTVELVMALEEEFECEIPDEEAEKITTVQQAIDYVTAHLKK; this is encoded by the coding sequence ATGGAGAACATCGAACAGCGCGTCAAGAAGATTGTCGCCGAGCAGTTGGGCGTGAACGAATCGGAGATCAAGACCGAGTCGTCTTTTGTCGACGATCTGGGCGCGGATTCGCTGGACACCGTCGAACTGGTCATGGCGCTGGAAGAAGAATTCGAGTGCGAAATCCCGGACGAAGAGGCCGAGAAGATCACCACGGTTCAGCAGGCGATTGACTACGTCACCGCTCATCTGAAGAAATAA
- the fabG gene encoding 3-oxoacyl-ACP reductase FabG yields the protein MSATNSPLKGAVALVTGASRGIGRSIALELGRLGATVVGTATSEAGAAEIGKSLLEAGVEGCGLALDVTDGAACEAAIGEIEKRFGAVGILVNNAGITRDNLALRMKDDEWDTVIDTNLKSVFRMSRLVMRGMMKARGGRIINITSVVGSAGNPGQANYAAAKAGVAGMSRALARELGSRNITVNCVAPGFIDTDMTRALPEAARDALLGNIALGRLGRPEEIAAAVAFLASPAAAYVTGTTLHVNGGMYMS from the coding sequence ATGAGCGCAACGAATTCACCCCTGAAAGGGGCAGTGGCGCTGGTGACCGGCGCTTCACGTGGTATCGGCCGCTCCATCGCACTCGAACTGGGTCGGCTCGGCGCCACGGTCGTCGGGACGGCGACTTCGGAAGCGGGCGCAGCGGAAATCGGCAAGAGCCTGCTGGAAGCCGGCGTTGAAGGCTGCGGCCTCGCGCTCGACGTGACCGACGGCGCTGCCTGCGAGGCAGCGATCGGAGAGATCGAAAAGCGTTTTGGCGCGGTCGGCATTCTCGTGAACAATGCGGGCATCACGCGCGACAATCTCGCGCTGCGCATGAAGGACGACGAATGGGATACGGTGATCGACACCAATCTCAAGTCCGTCTTCCGCATGTCGCGCCTGGTCATGCGCGGGATGATGAAGGCGCGCGGCGGGCGCATCATCAACATCACTTCGGTGGTCGGCAGCGCCGGCAATCCCGGACAGGCGAACTATGCGGCAGCAAAGGCCGGGGTAGCCGGCATGAGCCGCGCCCTCGCGCGCGAACTCGGCAGCCGCAACATCACTGTCAATTGCGTTGCACCCGGATTCATCGACACCGACATGACCCGCGCACTGCCCGAGGCCGCGCGCGATGCGCTGCTGGGCAACATCGCGCTCGGTCGTCTTGGCCGACCGGAGGAGATCGCCGCGGCGGTCGCCTTCCTTGCTTCACCCGCCGCTGCTTACGTGACCGGGACGACCCTGCACGTGAATGGTGGTATGTACATGTCGTGA
- the fabD gene encoding ACP S-malonyltransferase, producing MVFALVFPGQGSQSVGMMSAYGERAEIRDTFAEASDALGEDLWQMVSEGPAERLALTVNTQPLMLTAGVAAYRAWLAAGGPKPSLVAGHSLGEYSALVAAGALSFKDAVPLVRFRAQAMQEAVPAGEGAMAALLGLDVDAVREACAEASRGEVVEAANLNAPGQIVIAGAKGAVERAIEAAKGRGAKRAMLLPVSAPFHCALMRPAAERLAERLATVTIARPEIAVLNNVDVAVCDEPAGIRDALVRQAFSPVRWIEIVQEISRRGIGHVFECGPGKVLAGMTRRIAGDLQGGSIHDAASLELSIAAVK from the coding sequence ATGGTTTTTGCGCTGGTTTTTCCGGGACAAGGGTCGCAATCGGTCGGCATGATGTCGGCCTACGGTGAACGGGCCGAGATTCGCGACACCTTTGCCGAAGCGTCGGATGCACTCGGCGAGGATTTGTGGCAGATGGTGAGCGAGGGGCCGGCAGAACGGCTCGCGCTGACGGTGAATACCCAGCCGCTGATGCTCACCGCCGGGGTCGCCGCGTACCGTGCGTGGCTGGCTGCCGGCGGGCCGAAGCCCTCGCTCGTCGCCGGTCACAGCCTCGGGGAATACTCCGCGCTGGTCGCCGCCGGAGCGCTGAGCTTCAAGGATGCCGTGCCGCTGGTGCGCTTTCGTGCGCAAGCGATGCAGGAGGCGGTTCCGGCAGGCGAGGGGGCAATGGCAGCGCTGCTCGGCCTCGACGTCGATGCGGTTCGCGAGGCATGCGCCGAGGCGTCCCGCGGCGAGGTCGTCGAAGCGGCGAACCTGAACGCGCCGGGCCAGATCGTCATTGCCGGAGCAAAGGGTGCGGTCGAACGCGCGATCGAGGCGGCGAAGGGGCGCGGCGCGAAGCGCGCGATGTTGTTGCCGGTCAGCGCCCCGTTCCACTGCGCGCTGATGAGGCCGGCAGCCGAGCGGCTGGCCGAGCGCCTCGCGACGGTCACGATCGCGCGGCCCGAGATCGCGGTGCTGAACAACGTCGATGTCGCGGTGTGCGATGAGCCCGCTGGAATCCGCGACGCACTGGTCCGCCAGGCGTTCTCGCCGGTGCGCTGGATCGAAATCGTCCAGGAAATTTCCCGGCGCGGCATCGGCCACGTCTTCGAATGTGGCCCGGGCAAAGTGCTCGCGGGGATGACCAGGCGGATCGCAGGTGACTTGCAGGGGGGCTCGATTCACGACGCCGCCAGTCTCGAACTCTCGATCGCGGCGGTGAAATGA
- a CDS encoding beta-ketoacyl-ACP synthase III, which translates to MIYARIAGTGSFLPGEPVTNDDLVARGIDTSDQWIIERTGIRTRHLAAAEMSSSDLAKTASERALEAAGVRPDDIDLIIVATSTPDCIFPSTAALLQWKLGIRNGAAAFDVQAVCSGFVYGLTIAEKFIRSGSHKRALVVGAEVFSRILDWSDRGTCVLFGDGAGAVVLEAAEAPGILASALHADGSHHPILCVPGGVAAGQVVGDPFLRMDGQAVFKFAVRALGDVALEVLDQAGVTVDSVDWLIPHQANIRILQATARRLGVSMDKVITTVDRHGNTSAASIPLALDLAVRDGRIRPGHRFIIEGVGGGFTWGAALLQF; encoded by the coding sequence ATGATCTACGCACGGATCGCCGGAACTGGCAGCTTTCTGCCGGGCGAGCCGGTAACCAACGATGACTTGGTGGCGCGCGGTATCGATACGTCGGACCAATGGATCATCGAACGGACCGGAATCCGCACTCGGCATCTGGCGGCGGCGGAAATGTCGTCGAGCGATCTGGCGAAGACAGCGAGCGAGCGCGCGCTCGAAGCGGCAGGAGTGCGGCCCGACGACATCGACCTGATCATCGTCGCGACCTCCACCCCCGACTGCATCTTTCCCAGCACCGCCGCACTGCTCCAGTGGAAGCTCGGCATTCGCAATGGCGCTGCCGCGTTCGACGTGCAGGCGGTTTGCAGCGGTTTCGTCTACGGGCTGACGATTGCCGAGAAGTTCATCCGCTCCGGCAGCCACAAGCGCGCGCTGGTCGTCGGCGCCGAAGTGTTCTCGCGCATTCTCGACTGGTCCGATCGCGGCACCTGCGTCCTGTTCGGTGACGGCGCCGGCGCGGTCGTGCTCGAAGCGGCCGAGGCGCCGGGAATCCTGGCGAGCGCGCTGCACGCCGACGGAAGCCATCATCCGATTCTGTGCGTTCCGGGGGGGGTGGCGGCTGGCCAAGTCGTCGGCGACCCGTTCCTGCGCATGGACGGCCAGGCCGTGTTCAAGTTCGCGGTCAGGGCGCTGGGCGACGTCGCGCTGGAAGTGCTCGACCAGGCGGGCGTCACGGTCGACTCGGTGGACTGGCTGATTCCCCACCAGGCGAATATCCGCATCCTGCAGGCGACTGCGCGCCGTCTCGGCGTCTCGATGGACAAAGTGATCACGACCGTCGATCGCCACGGCAACACCTCCGCGGCATCGATTCCGCTGGCGCTCGACCTCGCCGTCCGCGATGGCCGTATCCGGCCGGGGCACCGCTTCATCATCGAAGGGGTAGGTGGCGGCTTCACCTGGGGCGCGGCGCTGCTCCAATTCTGA
- the plsX gene encoding phosphate acyltransferase PlsX, whose translation MGVTVAIDCMGGDHGPAVTVPAARAFLRNHPEARIILVGRQDALEQAMAAIGNGFGERLSLRAASEVVAMDDPPAIAMRTKKDSSMRVAIDLVKSGEAQAAVSAGNTGALMAISRFVLKTLPGIDRPAIATILPTRKGQTYVLDLGANVDCLPEHLLQFGIMGAMLVSAVEHLDRPTVGLLNIGEEAIKGNEVVKRAGELLKTSGLNFYGNVEGDDIYKGTTDVVVCDGFVGNVALKTSEGLAQMLATFLREEFSRNLLSKAMALIAMPALKRFKHRVDHRRYNGAALLGLRGVVVKSHGSADAFAFEQAIHRAAEAASNRLIERITERMTAMGVAA comes from the coding sequence ATGGGTGTCACCGTTGCGATCGACTGCATGGGTGGCGATCATGGCCCGGCCGTGACCGTTCCTGCTGCGCGAGCGTTCCTGCGCAATCATCCCGAAGCCCGCATCATCCTCGTCGGGCGCCAAGATGCGCTCGAGCAGGCGATGGCCGCCATCGGGAACGGATTCGGCGAGCGGCTTTCGCTCCGCGCCGCGTCAGAAGTCGTCGCCATGGACGACCCTCCGGCAATCGCCATGCGCACGAAGAAGGATTCGTCGATGCGCGTGGCGATTGACTTGGTGAAGTCGGGTGAGGCGCAGGCTGCAGTGTCGGCTGGCAACACCGGCGCGCTGATGGCGATTTCGCGCTTTGTGCTGAAAACCTTGCCGGGAATCGACAGGCCGGCGATCGCCACCATTTTGCCGACGCGCAAGGGGCAGACGTACGTCCTCGATCTGGGTGCCAACGTCGACTGCCTGCCCGAGCATCTGCTCCAGTTCGGCATCATGGGCGCAATGCTGGTGTCGGCCGTCGAGCATCTCGACCGGCCGACGGTTGGTCTGCTCAACATCGGCGAAGAAGCGATCAAGGGCAACGAGGTGGTGAAGCGGGCCGGGGAGTTGCTGAAAACGAGCGGTCTGAACTTCTACGGCAATGTCGAAGGTGACGACATCTACAAGGGTACGACCGACGTCGTGGTGTGCGACGGATTCGTCGGCAACGTCGCGTTGAAGACCTCCGAAGGGCTGGCGCAGATGCTGGCGACTTTTCTGCGCGAAGAATTTAGCCGCAATCTGCTCAGCAAGGCGATGGCGCTGATCGCGATGCCGGCGCTCAAGCGCTTCAAGCATCGCGTCGATCACCGTCGGTACAACGGCGCGGCGCTGCTCGGATTGCGCGGCGTAGTCGTCAAGAGTCACGGCTCGGCCGATGCGTTCGCGTTCGAGCAGGCAATCCACCGCGCCGCCGAGGCGGCATCGAACCGCTTGATCGAGCGCATTACCGAACGGATGACGGCTATGGGGGTAGCAGCATGA
- the rpmF gene encoding 50S ribosomal protein L32, with the protein MAVQQNKKSPSKRGMHRAHDFLTDPPLAVEPTTGEVHLRHHISPSGVYRGKKVVKTKGE; encoded by the coding sequence ATGGCTGTTCAGCAGAACAAGAAGTCCCCTTCGAAGCGTGGCATGCACCGTGCGCACGATTTTCTGACCGATCCTCCGCTGGCGGTCGAGCCGACCACCGGTGAAGTGCATCTGCGTCACCATATCAGCCCGAGCGGCGTGTACCGCGGTAAGAAGGTCGTCAAGACCAAGGGCGAATAA
- a CDS encoding YceD family protein yields the protein MSQRCLIPDPFKFAAEGRKLSGAIPSADLGRLADVILDASGEVAYELTGELGVDRKPRLRLRATGVFPLRCQRCLGRMDWPLSIETLLELVRPGQAIPEGELENDEFDAIEATPDLDVLALVEDEIVLAVPIAPRHEKCDVPRPSDGAEKKSPFAALEKLRKSDSAT from the coding sequence ATGTCGCAACGATGCCTTATTCCGGATCCGTTCAAGTTTGCCGCCGAGGGGCGCAAGCTGTCCGGCGCAATCCCGTCTGCGGATCTCGGGCGGCTCGCGGATGTGATCCTTGATGCCTCCGGGGAAGTCGCCTATGAGCTGACAGGGGAGCTGGGGGTGGATCGCAAGCCGCGCCTCAGGCTGCGCGCCACCGGAGTGTTCCCGTTGCGGTGTCAGCGGTGCCTGGGTCGAATGGATTGGCCGCTGAGCATCGAAACGCTGCTCGAACTGGTCAGGCCCGGGCAGGCGATTCCGGAAGGCGAGCTGGAAAACGATGAATTCGATGCGATCGAAGCGACGCCGGATCTGGATGTCCTGGCGCTCGTCGAGGACGAAATCGTACTCGCGGTGCCCATAGCGCCGCGGCATGAAAAGTGTGACGTGCCACGTCCTTCGGACGGGGCGGAAAAGAAATCGCCTTTTGCTGCGCTCGAGAAGCTTCGCAAGAGCGATAGCGCAACTTAG
- a CDS encoding Maf family protein translates to MKLVLASTSAYRRLLLERLQLPFETARPDVDETSLRGEMPADTANRLAVEKARAVAVRYPDALVIGSDQVADLDGEIFGKPGTVAAAIGQLRRMRGATVIFHTAVALVNARSGQVRCENVPTRVKFRELSDDEIVRYVDKERPLDCAGSAKSEALGITLLDSLSGDDPTALVGLPLIALSRMLRAEGLQLP, encoded by the coding sequence ATGAAACTCGTCCTCGCTTCGACCTCCGCGTACCGGCGCCTGCTGCTCGAGCGTCTCCAGCTACCGTTCGAGACGGCCCGCCCCGACGTCGATGAAACGTCCTTGCGCGGCGAGATGCCGGCGGATACGGCGAATCGCCTCGCAGTGGAGAAAGCGCGCGCGGTTGCGGTGCGATATCCGGACGCGCTGGTCATCGGCAGTGACCAGGTTGCCGACCTGGACGGCGAAATCTTCGGCAAGCCCGGGACGGTCGCGGCCGCCATCGGACAGCTGCGACGCATGCGAGGTGCGACGGTGATATTCCATACCGCGGTGGCACTGGTCAACGCACGCAGCGGGCAGGTCCGTTGCGAGAACGTCCCGACACGGGTGAAGTTTCGCGAGCTGTCCGACGACGAGATCGTTCGTTACGTCGACAAGGAACGTCCGCTCGATTGCGCCGGCAGCGCGAAGTCCGAAGCGCTGGGAATCACGCTGCTCGACTCGCTGTCCGGCGACGATCCGACCGCGCTGGTCGGCCTGCCGCTGATCGCGCTGTCGCGCATGCTGCGGGCCGAAGGCCTCCAGCTGCCATGA
- a CDS encoding SAM-dependent methyltransferase — protein sequence MKPPSGTLFLVPVSLGDTSWTRFLPAEAQHIATGIRHFVVENAKTARAELKRLEHPTPLRELDIRVLPERDSDAELDALLQPALAGEHIGLMSEAGCPAVADPGARLVARAHALEVAVRPLIGPSSILLALMASGLNGQSFAFNGYLPVAEGERDRSIRQLEEESRRLQRTHIFIETPYRNERLYEALLAVCHPTSRLCVARNLTTDDEWIRTRSIAEWQRAPKPDLARRPALFLILAR from the coding sequence ATGAAGCCGCCATCCGGAACGTTGTTCCTGGTGCCGGTGAGCCTCGGCGACACGTCGTGGACGCGCTTCCTGCCGGCCGAAGCGCAACACATCGCGACAGGCATCCGTCACTTCGTCGTCGAAAACGCCAAGACGGCGAGAGCCGAACTCAAGCGCCTCGAACATCCAACCCCACTGCGCGAGCTGGACATCCGCGTCTTGCCCGAACGGGACAGCGACGCCGAGCTCGACGCGCTGCTCCAGCCGGCGCTTGCCGGGGAGCACATCGGGCTGATGTCCGAGGCCGGGTGCCCGGCCGTTGCCGATCCGGGAGCACGACTCGTGGCCCGCGCGCATGCGCTGGAGGTCGCAGTCCGTCCGCTGATCGGACCTTCGTCGATCCTGCTCGCGCTGATGGCCTCAGGGCTCAATGGCCAGAGCTTCGCGTTCAACGGCTATCTCCCGGTGGCCGAAGGCGAGCGCGACCGGAGCATCCGCCAACTCGAAGAAGAGTCACGCCGGCTGCAGCGCACGCACATCTTCATCGAGACGCCCTACCGCAACGAGCGGCTCTATGAAGCGCTGCTCGCGGTCTGCCACCCGACTTCGCGCCTGTGTGTCGCGCGCAACCTGACGACCGACGACGAATGGATCCGCACGCGCAGCATCGCCGAATGGCAGCGCGCCCCCAAGCCGGATCTCGCGCGGCGCCCTGCCCTGTTCCTCATTCTGGCGCGCTGA